One segment of Schistocerca cancellata isolate TAMUIC-IGC-003103 chromosome 2, iqSchCanc2.1, whole genome shotgun sequence DNA contains the following:
- the LOC126155674 gene encoding general transcription factor II-I repeat domain-containing protein 2A-like: MMFAADIFEKLNELNVTLQGKGLFAHEMWTHAKAFKTKLGLFARQANDGQFCHIPLLEKQKVPGSVSAKIRNYLQSLEAEFTTRFQDFKKIEPQFNDIDTAPQELHLELMDLQAVHALKEIFSAVTLVDFYKSLSAEKFPFIKKFAGKMFSIFGSTYICEQSFSCLKIKKSKY; encoded by the coding sequence ATGATGTTTGCAgctgatatttttgaaaaattgaacgAGCTGAATGTGACATTGCAGGGAAAGGGGTTGTTTGCTCATGAAATGTGGACACATGCcaaagcatttaaaacaaaactaggTCTGTTTGCAAGGCAAGCAAATGATGGCCAATTTTGTCATATCCCTTTACTAGAGAAACAGAAAGTACCTGGAAGTGTTTCAGCTAAGATTAGGAATTATCTGCAGAGTTTAGAGGCTGAGTTTACTACAAGATTTCAGGATTTTAAGAAAATTGAGCCTCAATTTAATGATATTGACACTGCACCACAGGAGCTGCACCTTGAACTGATGGACTTGCAGGCAGTTCAcgcactgaaagaaatatttagtGCTGTAACTTTAGTTGACTTTTATAAATCTTTGTCAGCTGAAAAATTTCCATTTATCAAGAAATTTGCAGGCAAAATGTTCTCCATATTTGGATCAACGTATATTTGTGAACAAAGTTTTTCTTGCTTGAAAATCAAAAAGAGCAAATACTGA